From one Triticum urartu cultivar G1812 chromosome 3, Tu2.1, whole genome shotgun sequence genomic stretch:
- the LOC125542405 gene encoding 17.9 kDa heat shock protein 2-like, translated as MSLVRFFDTLALDSWNPFGSIFGTTASSGTDAWLASDTTAFADTYIESRETAEAYVFSARLPAGVTKEEVKVEVEEEGKVLVIAGERNLRREAKSETRHHVERSVATFFGRFHLPDDAALGQVRAAMDDGGAQLTVTVPRAGVAVAAVTMPEPAVVIEVGEASPC; from the coding sequence ATGTCGTTGGTGAGGTTCTTCGACACGCTGGCCCTGGACTCGTGGAACCCCTTCGGCAGCATCTTCGGCACCACGGCGTCCAGCGGCACCGACGCCTGGCTGGCCAGCGACACCACGGCGTTCGCCGACACCTACATCGAGAGCCGGGAGACGGCGGAGGCCTACGTCTTCAGCGCCAGGCTCCCCGCGGGCGTCACCAAGGAGGAGGTcaaggtggaggtggaggaggagggcAAGGTGCTGGTCATCGCCGGCGAGCGGAACCTGCGGAGGGAGGCCAAGAGCGAGACGCGCCACCACGTCGAGCGCAGCGTCGCCACCTTCTTCGGCAGGTTCCACCTCCCCGACGACGCCGCCTTGGGCCAGGTCAGGGCTGCCATGGACGACGGCGGCGCGCAGCTCACCGTCACCGTGCCCAGGGCCGGCGTCGCCGTTGCCGCCGTGACCATGCCCGAGCCGGCCGTGGTCATCGAGGTCGGCGAGGCCAGCCCGTGCTGA